A window of Periplaneta americana isolate PAMFEO1 chromosome 9, P.americana_PAMFEO1_priV1, whole genome shotgun sequence genomic DNA:
taaaatcttgctcaggatagagaccgatggcgggccaatatgagggcgacaatgaacctccgggttccttaaaaaccataagtaagtaagtatatattaagTGAATAATTCCTAGTTTACTCGCAAAATCACTGCTACTTTCGTAGGATTCAATCAGCTGTAACTCCTTAAAGGTTGATGATcggatccatgtttatatgacattttatgctcaaaatgacctATAGAACGGATTATTCCTAAAGCGCGGTTCATCAGTCGCGAATCACCtcctatatattttgaatacATTTACTCGTATTTCTCACAACTAAACTGATTTATAAAGAATAAGCTATATGAAAACAAATCGTGCGGAATAGTGTATTATATTgccttcttttttaatttaaatgtatctacgttctcacaaataacttgaaatactttacatttattttagaaaacttaatagattaaaaaaaaatgtgacagaGAATTTATAAGAACACTTGGATTAGACCTACGTCAAACATCTTTATtcttggtttgtaattttttgatTAGGTAAGTATGGattaaataattaggcctatataaattttaTGAGTACACGATGATGGTAATAGAAAGATAAATGGcaggagaaacaattaaaatattatgcgATCGCACGTCCTAGCAAGGGAATTTAGGACTTGAGGAAGAATCCGAtgatgtttgggtaaagggagataagtcataaaaattaaatttaaacttcagacccttttgcaaataattttctacacaaataaaatacataaaatgttagcattattctgttttttttttttttttgcacacccGCTTATAGAATTCAACTTGTATATTCACTTGaagaacaaaactccatttgtacaaaaaatgacttaacttCCTTCATCGAGTCtacgtgagctccaagcctgctggccacttgtctcactctgttTTTCATCGTTCCGTTGAACGAACTTTggagaattttgaaggaaaaaaacctAAAATGAACGTTGGGTAACCTGTAATAGCTACCACTTAAGGAGAAGGAATATCGCAAGCACGATCAGTATCACGGCTGAGCAGAGTTTTCTAAggtattaaaaacttttaatctATTCAATATTGAATCCATAAATCATTATGattattaaattatatcaaatttcatttttattaagcaaACATTTAAATAGGAAATGATGTACGAGAATTGTTTGAAAAGTTCACAGCCTGACGTAGAtattaaactaggattattctgaaacaacctttatttctcaacataatcccctGAAATTCACACACTTGGTCCTCCGGTGATGCAATGCTCCAtccttgtacacagattcctcgaggtctagaaaaaaaaatcttctgctGCAATAACctcttaattttatgaaaatttcttcccagtcAAATGCGTTTTGAGttttgggaaaagaaagaagcCTGAGGGTACGAGCTCTGATTAGTAAGAgaattgtaggacccatgtttaatagacatttttttcttgttttgatgcatactatcacatcCTAAaacattggatacttttttaacacactgtataagcaaatttgtttattgttttataatatattagaCATTAAAAATGAGATTATTTTAATTAGCCTGCAGGCAtgtactaaataataaataaataaatccaaaagATCTCTGAAGaacttattatattttatagatataACACGAATTATGCCAATTAGCTGCATGAATTCAAATAAGAGTGAAATTCAGGTTGCATTTTATAATGTGAAGTAGTTTCTTATTTGCTGCGGTTAAATTTCAAGACATTCATTGTAGAATTTCTTATATAAAGTTAAACTCTTGCATTTTTTATTGAGaagttatattatttaaaatatatttaaattggtAACTGCGACACGTCCAATTATTTTATCGCGATGTTTATTCCATACGATAATGTCCAAAAGAGATAAATAAGCAAAACTTTGTTACAAGCAGGATTTTTATATCAAACAATTATTGAAGTTTATCTGTTAGTATCATATTTTCTCGTACCAGTTTCTAATTCCACCTACCTCAACAATCAGTCACTTTTGGGGGGATAGACACAAATTCAACAAAGCACTATCAAACACTTCCAAGTTTTCCGTATAGAATGTTGTATGGGAATGGCGGTGCTTCCCCTCCAAAGACCCCTACAATGTTGTCGCAATTGTCTCTATGGAAACTTGTATTAGTTCATATCGACGTGTGTACACTAGGCCGATACAATAGAAAACTTTGTATATACGCAAAATATTGCAACACAAGAAACGACGGGGAAAAATGCCCGATGCTAATTATATTCACAGCTGATATCGATATTACTAGAAATGGGAGAACTGTCGTAAAGTAAATTCCTTCACAGCTACTTAATACTAGTATTGACACAATGATACTTCCTTCTAGTCCAGAAATGTTATCATCGTatcattttagaaaatatttagtccTCAGACTTAAAGGAATTAATCTTTGATATGAGCAATcaatatatatgtttatattttaaagattGTTTTATTGTTCTTTTATCTTTCATTCTAGTATAATGGTAAATTCAGATGTTTCTGAATTCAATATCTtagttaaatttaatgtaaactgtattttaattaatccatGTAGCTAATAATTTCAGTAGACTATGGTAGAAGTCAAATTAAGTCcgaaatgtttatattatttttttaatttcagagttTCTGTGTAAGTAAACAGTAACAAAACagagcaaatttaaaatatttttccttgaCAGCATGTATAACAGAAATTTAACTTCTTAAGCCGTAAAtgtgtagttacatttttaaatgtttttgtaTACGATATATTAAGGTTAAATATAACACTATTATAGTCAGTACCcttcagatttaaaaaaaaattaacaattggTATATGATagctaaaataaaatatgaaaaatgaagcggaaaaagactattttttttttcaaatattttataagcacttttactttttattttaataagttgTGTTATAACTGACAAGTTAGTGTAAAATACAGTATGTGCCAGGATCCTCACAATCTTCTTTCATCTTCCTGTTAGCTCCAATATGAATTTTTAGTGGAAGTTGAGAGGAAtagaaatctaaattatttaaattaaattatatggatTTAGAAGGAAGATGGGGGAATATGTTACTCACGGTCCATACTTTCGTCACTGTATACttctaaaggctgtgtgatgtattttGTCTccctgtgaaaagagagagaaaggagatatgtcttacttcgtctatgttgttatggcgatgggggagtggagcggtgccgtccatccacccagtggcggaagggactagttgatacattctgtagcgcaaaataaaataacaaaatatctctcttcatactgtgtagttccgtcactgagcttgtctttcaagaaactgagttccggcagcctgtacaatgaaagattttgaaaggaatcctgaaaatttgcaaccctcctataatcttcaccctcatttgaaggaacttggttttattgctactgagacaagataaaccttaccaggtatagtcacTCTCTTCATTGATGGTAGAACACAGTTTCGAGCTCTCGCTCACGCCTGCTCCATGAAGTATGAACCGTATGATCACGGGATGATAACACTTCACCGCAATCCAATGAAGCGGTCATGATACCaggtgtttttatttattcacggagttgttattaaaatttttttaggcattttgtACTTGAAATTTCGAAAATCATAATGTCCTAAGTTCGATATAATTGGATTGAAGTTTTCACTAGTTTGAAGGTAGAAAGTGCTGGCTGTAGTTGAATCTCTTGTGTGATATACTTAAGACCAAGATCTTCATGTATTTGAACAATGCGAATGTCGTAATCTCCTCCAGAAATTAATCTTCCAACTTCATTTTGAAGGACTTGTAGTCTTTGGAGATATGTATACTTCTAGGCTCATCAAGTagttagttatttttatttaaaacagaTGCCAGCAAGATcgatttctacattagcgcctcttgTTTTTGAAATGGCAAAGTtcttaagtttcgcatcctattagtATTCATCCATAAAACAATGCTCAAACTgtacgaaaataaatatatacataggaAAGGACTTGAGcatcatttaataatttattgaacatTGTACACACAAATGTAACTTAACAAAAGGTCAAGCTTGAAAACTGTTTTCAGTCAGCCAAACTGCAAAATTTATCTCTATAATGTCATACCAGAAGAAATGTGAGAAACAAAACACCAGACAATCTTTAAGCATCCAGGTAGTCCAACACAGCATCGACTATGAACACAATTGCTGTGATGAGACCGAAGGATCCAGCAGATAGGTTGAGTTCGCGTATAGATGATTGAAGGCCTGGGAATTCGTTCTTGAAATCTTCCACCAAGACACTGCCGCCTCCGATCATCCACGCGGCACACAATACGCAGACCAGTATGTTCTGAAACGgattagctagctagtgagtgaGTGACAGCACTAATTACATCAACACTACCGTTCAAAAATTAATGTTTGCCTCTACTTTTTCCTTTATAAATATAGGATGTCCGGGCTAAAGGTAAACTACGGCGTATAATGTGagaataatatacattataatcTTGTAACGGAAAACGCAATCGGTAGGGAATGTTTCCGAGATTTATTCAATCACACTTTCAACGTGATTGTTGCGTCATCTGCCGCTCAAGCTCAGGAAGAAAATGAGGACAGGTTATGCATCAGTCGTTTTCTTGTCAGTCGAAATGTGGATTCCACAGCATAAAGTGCAGTGCATGCTGATTTCAATCGATATGGTGAATCATCTCAGCACCGAAATCAACTCTTGTGGCGATCGTCTGTGTTAAGGCGATAAAAGAGTTGGAGTTCATAAGCTTGCAGACGAAGACGCTTGTGAAGAATGTCGTGAACTGTTGAATGAGGAACTTGCAATTTCCTACTAGCCAGTCTAATTGACTCACGTGGACTTCTAGCGAATGACAGGCCTAGATGATCCACAGTCTACTTGATCACATGTTCTTAGGATGTTTCCCTGTTTTCGAAATCAGGCTTTCAATCTCTCGTAAATTTGTCTCACTTGTAAATGGATTTGCTTGTGGAAGGATCCACATTCCATTCCTTTCGTTGATCCTGCTGATAACAAGTAACTGATTAAATTCTGCACGCACTGAATTTTACGCTGTGGTGTCCACATCTCGACCGAAGAGGAAATGGCTAATCCATAATCTGTCCTCGTTCCGTTTTTGCGTTGCGCGGCAGGTGACGTAACAATCACTTTACAAGTGTAGCAgaacaaatctcggagagagtTTCTATCGATTGCGCTTTACATTACACAATTATAacgtacaataataattatcatattatacGCTGTTATTTATGTTTATCTTTACCTCGGACACACTGTAGTATATAAATTATTAGCTTTAAAATACTTGTCACATTCTTAAGAAGAAGAAATCTTTTCAACATTGTTGAAGTTTACTGTCTCTACTATACCATCTTAAATTGTCATTAAAGTTATGTAGAAATCCAATTTTAAAAAGGTCATTTCCATGAACTACGTACAAATGAAATGTTTCCGCTGCCTTTCAGTTGAAATAGGATTTTCATTAATGACTTGAGAAAGTTAATATTCACTTAGGAAATATTGAACACACAACTATTTTAACTGATGGATTTGAAACAATGCGTGTACGAGATTTATAAAGTTGCCATATTCAAGTCCAAATACACCCCGATTTATCATCACTCCAAAAAGAGTAAGATATAtacctaataattataaattgcactttgtctatttttatttacaatgttATAGGCTGGAacgatataaatatcttccatatgcttgattttcgattactataggtgttaccagtatttgtaagaccaaatgctctaccagtgacacattcgattctagccttcagctatctcaaaagcagccattttgaaattttaaatggaaagggggccatgtaggtactcaaaatcatgtgaaattttctggaaaaaaaaaacagtagtggAATCTATTTTGAGATATCACTaatcattttcaagttatttaaagataactgtcataacgacacaaacattagttattgcatctacagatatttagTAACATGGTATAATACAAAGGAGGCTTGGGAAAAGGTATTTTATGCAATTTTCCTCTTGGTCCTTCAAGGAgtttattaggcagtgcattgaagaccatTATAAATGAATAGACAATGAAAGTAATAGACGGTAAATGGAAATCCAGTTTGTGCCTTGCATTGAAATTATTAATGTTCCTATTAGTACTAAAAGTATCTTGATTTGTAACAGAAAACTCATCAGGTAAagttatatttctaaattttggaaaatgttttTTACATAATGTCATTTTATTCACACCTGTCAAAAATGTGTTTAGGTTCAGATGAGTTAAAATCCATATTTCATCACAAAATGAAAGTATACCATTTAAAGATGTTTGCTGCTTATATCGCCAATAGGAGGTAAGAATATTAATGCGAACCAGGCAGAGCTCAATCTGTGAGTattaacttatatttatttatttcgattgCTGCTTCAAGAACAATGGCAGGATTGATACCGCTATGCGTGGACAAaagtgttgttgtttttgttgttgtagttgttgttgtcgtcgtcgttgttattgttgttgttgttttctaatgccaggtgtttgacaataaagtcatttgacctcttgcactcccaatattttacaaagatattgtcatgtccagccattgaagcacagattttgaggtgttctgaatccatttcttgatttgagttgcacaatggacagttaggggactgatatattccaattctataatttctattttatactgtattgaaaaattttaaagagAGTTATTAACAAGTGAGGTTTCCAATACCAATACCcactaaatttattttttgcattttttcgggaaacgaaaaaaaaaaagttttcttgtaaaaatttcaaTGCTGACGAGACGTCTTGTTGTTAATGTCTCAGACAAAGAACTGTTGTTCCCATatcaaatgaatgaaaatgatttcataaaaataacacgGAAAGCTTAAGTTTTATTATGGATACAGTGACTTTTATATATAGGATACAGTGAAATAAGGAACACAACAAAGTGAATGTGGTGGCTTTTGGAATTGTAAACAAAACTTAATAGATGTCGGCTTCCTGGACAAAGTATTTTAATACTCTggaacacaatttaaataatactatatcaACAGGTTTCAGAAGTAAGTGGGTCACACTCTAAaatccttttcttttccttcctttggGTTATTTTGAAGCCTGTTTGTCTTCTTCATCATTGTTTTTTAAAAGATTGACATAGATGTCAAGGTCTTCCTGGATTTTCAGTTTTGAAAGCAGCTTAGTAATGTCACACAGTTTCTGTTTTTGACCGGAACCTCTACTTTCTCTGTACCTACTACCAGATTTCTTGTTCCTTTACCTTTCCTAGAAATAGCTCTGTATGTTCCTatgatgacattgaatttctaccaccaaaTTTTGCATAAAAAAATCTTCCGTCCCAAaacaaaatgctaaattctaGCGTTAAAAGTACTATGAAAttctaaattttatatttcaattagcTAAAATCTTCTGTCTCTAGATGAATGTGTGTACCTCAGTATATTTATCTACTGCTGTTTAATACTTACGACCACCTCATCCACTGGCTTCTTGAGAACAATGCCTAAGAGCAAGATGGCGGTGATCCAAGGGAATGCGAACATGCTCACATATGACGCTGCTGTTCGACCAATCAAATACCTTGCATCCTTCTCCAAAGCAGCCGTGTATAGACATAAGTAAAACAAGGCGAACACCTGTGCACATACGTATAATGATCCATCTAAGTGACAGCAGGAACAGTTACAATAAGTTCAAAAGACAATAATTGATGTCTCAGCAGTTGGAACAGAGTTTGATTcctgaccagtgttgccaagtcagcggttttgtagctaaatctggtgttttcaggactatggtcagctacagaattttaccgtcagcggctagctgtttatttggcgttttttttatgattccggcaaagggagacgatatttttaagtttgttttctgtaaagatgttaggcctacattgtttttATATGCACTTTCCGACAACaacattagttaatcataaaccagagattaatgtgatattatcacaatttttcattgtgcgagtataaaatatcaatgttttatgataactcgatttcgtacaaccatgtccatttcctgcctcatccattattgtacaaataaggtatgccacattcgttaaactcttagtctaatcatgtaggcattgtttttgtaaatgaattgatatgtttaatcATAAAGTGTagttaatgaactgaattattagtttcatttatgataatttatattatgattcattcattcatccattcatagtgttctgcccatgggcaggtctttcacagcaaacccagcattctccagcctttcccaCTTTCTACCTTTCTCTTTGACTCATAATTATGATCCATACATTTTAATGTCGtcttgtattatatattatttaatttatcattccgcatt
This region includes:
- the LOC138705676 gene encoding uncharacterized protein, translating into MDKHGIMLILKVAEVVFALFYLCLYTAALEKDARYLIGRTAASYVSMFAFPWITAILLLGIVLKKPVDEVVNILVCVLCAAWMIGGGSVLVEDFKNEFPGLQSSIRELNLSAGSFGLITAIVFIVDAVLDYLDA